AGCTAGTTAAACATTTCTGTTAGTATTATATAACACAAGTAAGgtgaaattaaaagaaaagggAGGTGGTCAAAAGAAGCACTCATCAGGGAGCGTGTCAGGACTGGCGTGCCAATAGCCAATCCTAACTCTCTCTTCACATGACATCGTGTCcaatacatttatttatatttataataataaattatatatattttgactataaaaatttattttatttttaaaattaatcagCCGACTGAATTTAATAGCTAATTAGGTAAAGTAATTGAAAATGGCATTATCATCGTCGACAaaggaaaaattaaaaaataaataaaaagagagagagagagagagaaaagtggAGAAAAGGGGAGGGACCCACATATCGAAACAGTAATAATCGGTCGTCCGGCCCATTCGTCACCGCCCGATGGGTTATTTCATCTTCAACATCTCTCCCCTTTgactctccttctctctctctacggaCGAACCAGataaagctctctctctctctctctctctctcgcagAAGAACTCTGTACTTTGCTGTCTCAAAAaatatcttctccttcttctgcttctttggaGCTGAAGGGAACCTTACTAAGATTTAAATGGTATGAAGAAGAGTCCGTTTCACTGAAATCAATTCTCCCTCAAGATAGATAttaagatagagagagagagatatctATTCTAGGAAGAAAAAAACACTCAGATTGCTGCTAATACTATGGCTGGTGGAAACGAAGTCAACCTAAACGAATGCAAGGTACTTCCTTTCTGGagattattttttcttcttcttttatttttgtgagATTATAATTCTCATTTGGGGTTTCATAAACCTCGTACATCTCCAAGTCTTGAAATTTAATTCTGAAACGATGAagatcatcattatcatcatatAGATTCATTTGTACGGATttgattttttactttttttaaaaaacgtccCATCTGATGAAAAGATCtcttctttctgttttttttgttgttgtgaacTGTAGAGAATAGTCCCACTAAACACATGGGTCCTCATCTCCAACTTCAAGCTCGCCTACACCCTCCTCCGCCGCCCCGACGGCTCCTTCAACCGCGACCTCGCCGAGTTTCTCGACCGCAAAGTCCCCGCCAACTCTTTCCCCGTCGACGGCGTCTTCTCCTTCGACCACGTCGACACCTCCACCAGCCTCCTCACCCGCATCTACCTCCCCGCTCCCCTCTACCCCTCCCGCCACGGCTCCGTCGACTTGTCCGAGCCTCTCAGCACCACCGACATCGTCCCCGTTCTCGTCTTCTTCCACGGCGGCAGCTTCACTCACTCCTCCGCCAACAGCGCCATCTACGACACTTTCTGCCGAAGGCTCGTCACTATCTGCGGCGTTGTTGTCGTCTCCGTTGACTACCGGAGGTCCCCGGAGCATCGCTACCCTTGCGCTTACGACGACGGGTGGAACGCTCTCAAATGGGTCAAGTCCAGAGTCTGGCTTCAGAGTGGTAAAGACTCGAATGTTTATGTTTACTTGGCTGGTGATAGCTCTGGTGGCAACATAGCTCATAACGTCGCTGTGAGAGCGACCAGTGAAGGAGTTAAAGTTCTGGGGAATATTCTTCTGCATCCTATGTTTGGTGGGCTCGAGAGGACTCAGTCTGAGAAGAGGCTTGATGGTAAATACTTTGTCACTATTCAAGATCGGGATTGGTATTGGAGAGCTTATCTACCGGAAGGTGAAGATAGAGATCATCCCGCTTGTAATCCCTTTGGTCCTCGAGGTCAAAGCCTCGACGGAGTCAACTTCCCCAAGAGTCTTGTGGTTGTGGCTGGTTTGGATCTTGTTCAGGATTGGCAGTTGGCTTATGTCGATGGGCTTAAGAGGACTGGTCACCATGTTAACCTTTTGTATTTGAAGCAAGCTACCATTGGGTTTTACTTCTTGCCTAACAATGATCACTTTCATTGTCTTATGGACGAGTTAACTAAGTTTGTGCACTCCGTAGATGAGGATAGTCAAAGCAAGTCATCTCCTGTTCTTCTGACTCCATAGTGACATGATGAGGTCTGATCATGTTGATGCTCTTACATAAAGAGGAGAAGACTAGAAGATCAGTTTGTCTGGATCTTTTGTACAGTTTCCACAAGTATTGTCTAGTGTTCACTCATGTTTTTTGTTGTCTTTATTAGTCTCCTGAATCATCAGTATAAGTCCGGCTTATTGTGAGATGACGTTGGTTGCGCCGGAAGCAAAAACCAATTCTCTTGTCGGCATCTATCGGTTAAGGCTTAACCGGGAGATGGTACTTTCCTTTGTAGCGTAGGAAGTAGTAGTCTTTAATTGGTTCTAGAGTATAGAGAGTCAAAATACAAGACAACTAATTTGTCTTCAACATGTTGTGAGAAAAACCTTATCCTT
The window above is part of the Brassica napus cultivar Da-Ae chromosome C8, Da-Ae, whole genome shotgun sequence genome. Proteins encoded here:
- the LOC106394964 gene encoding gibberellin receptor GID1B-like is translated as MAGGNEVNLNECKRIVPLNTWVLISNFKLAYTLLRRPDGSFNRDLAEFLDRKVPANSFPVDGVFSFDHVDTSTSLLTRIYLPAPLYPSRHGSVDLSEPLSTTDIVPVLVFFHGGSFTHSSANSAIYDTFCRRLVTICGVVVVSVDYRRSPEHRYPCAYDDGWNALKWVKSRVWLQSGKDSNVYVYLAGDSSGGNIAHNVAVRATSEGVKVLGNILLHPMFGGLERTQSEKRLDGKYFVTIQDRDWYWRAYLPEGEDRDHPACNPFGPRGQSLDGVNFPKSLVVVAGLDLVQDWQLAYVDGLKRTGHHVNLLYLKQATIGFYFLPNNDHFHCLMDELTKFVHSVDEDSQSKSSPVLLTP